From one Xiphophorus hellerii strain 12219 chromosome 18, Xiphophorus_hellerii-4.1, whole genome shotgun sequence genomic stretch:
- the LOC116707843 gene encoding synaptosomal-associated protein 25-like isoform X2 — protein MASSCADPPVLTEQEELQRRANQVTDESLESTRRMVQLVEESKDLGIRTVVMLDEQGEQLERIEEGLDQINSDMKEAEKNLTDLGKCCGLCSCEKLKAFEESRAYKAVWGGASNQDGVIANQPPTSRVVDQREQMMMSGGHIRRVMDDAREDEMEENLAHVGSIVGNLKSMALDIGNELESQKDQIIRITEAANLNVSRIDAANQKANNLMRR, from the exons ATGGCGTCCAGCTGTGCTGACCCTCCCGTCCTGACGGAACAGGAGGAGCTACAGAGGAGAGCCAACCAGGTCACAGATGAG TCCCTGGAAAGCACCAGACGGATGGTTCAACTGGTGGAAGAg AGCAAAGACCTGGGGATCAGAACTGTGGTGATGCTGGATGAACAAGGAG AGCAACTGGAGCGGATAGAGGAAGGCTTGGATCAGATCAACTCTGATATGAAGGAGGCAGAGAAAAACCTGACTGACCTGGGGAAGTGCTGCGGCCTCTGCAGCTGTGAGAA ACTGAAAGCCTTCGAGGAGAGCAGGGCGTACAAGGCAGTTTGGGGCGGAGCCTCCAATCAGGATGGGGTAATAGCCAATCAGCCTCCAACGTCTCGGGTCGTCGACCAGCGAGAGCAGATGATGATGAGTGGAGGACACATCCGCAG GGTGATGGACGACGCCAGAGAGGATGAGATGGAGGAAAACCTGGCTCACGTGGGGAGCATCGTGGGAAATCTGAAAAGCATGGCTCTGGACATCGGCAATGAGCTGGAGTCACAGAAAGATCAGATCATCCGCATTACGGAGGCG GCCAACCTGAACGTCTCCCGCATCGACGCCGCCAACCAGAAAGCTAACAACCTCATGAGGCGATAG
- the LOC116707843 gene encoding synaptosomal-associated protein 25-like isoform X1 → MASSCADPPVLTEQEELQRRANQVTDESLESTRRMVQLVEESKDLGIRTVVMLDEQGEQLERIEEGMDSINRDMREAEKNLTDMAQCCGLCIWPLRKLKAFEESRAYKAVWGGASNQDGVIANQPPTSRVVDQREQMMMSGGHIRRVMDDAREDEMEENLAHVGSIVGNLKSMALDIGNELESQKDQIIRITEAANLNVSRIDAANQKANNLMRR, encoded by the exons ATGGCGTCCAGCTGTGCTGACCCTCCCGTCCTGACGGAACAGGAGGAGCTACAGAGGAGAGCCAACCAGGTCACAGATGAG TCCCTGGAAAGCACCAGACGGATGGTTCAACTGGTGGAAGAg AGCAAAGACCTGGGGATCAGAACTGTGGTGATGCTGGATGAACAAGGAG agcagctggagcGGATCGAGGAGGGCATGGACTCCATCAACAGGGACATGAGGGAGGCGGAGAAGAACCTGACGGACATGGCTCAGTGCTGCGGCCTCTGCATATGGCCGCTCAGGAA ACTGAAAGCCTTCGAGGAGAGCAGGGCGTACAAGGCAGTTTGGGGCGGAGCCTCCAATCAGGATGGGGTAATAGCCAATCAGCCTCCAACGTCTCGGGTCGTCGACCAGCGAGAGCAGATGATGATGAGTGGAGGACACATCCGCAG GGTGATGGACGACGCCAGAGAGGATGAGATGGAGGAAAACCTGGCTCACGTGGGGAGCATCGTGGGAAATCTGAAAAGCATGGCTCTGGACATCGGCAATGAGCTGGAGTCACAGAAAGATCAGATCATCCGCATTACGGAGGCG GCCAACCTGAACGTCTCCCGCATCGACGCCGCCAACCAGAAAGCTAACAACCTCATGAGGCGATAG
- the LOC116707842 gene encoding uncharacterized protein LOC116707842 translates to MDFPEDQKMAAPGSGGDAAWGEDEEDAVHGGVKEAFRSKPRFSYTEVKLLLDEVKKNRHILLKKFNRGVSVDAKKQKWTEITDRINGLGENHRETRQIMKKWADLKCDGKRRLLALRGPNGSNLRKKRLGPVERMVHRILMMSPSRDGGSDQDWSPAEDFSKSLQTGPLMQPPAPYSYLNLNENSGSHGDGLSFDMSPLSSPENEPDELIHSSSEFEQADDEGPSSQDVKQRIRPVFTYSRTHQNQNQKSCSLPPGGVAPSSSSSSSAVAGGPPPAPSLPSRPSPSRLSSQSLQQQRAGRLLLGSVSRSLEVLTRSVQLLVENQQEFVQESLQLQRDAVDVLRDFSETALRMLRDKTSSGPPGLDQNPQQNHQQNPPTGSQQQHPASRF, encoded by the exons ATGGATTTCCCAGAGGATCAGAAGATGGCGGCGCCCGGCAGCGGCGGCGACGCGGCGTGGGGCGAAGACGAGGAAGACGCCGTCCATGGAGGAGTGAAGGAAGCTTTCCGGTCCAAACCCCGGTTCTCCTACACGGAGGTGAAACTGCTGCTGGATGAGGTGAAGAAGAACAGACACATCCTGCTCA agaagTTTAACCGCGGCGTGTCGGTGGACGCCAAGAAGCAGAAGTGGACCGAGATCACGGATCGGATCAACGGGCTGGGAGAGAACCACCGAGAG ACGCGGCAGATCATGAAGAAGTGGGCGGACCTGAAGTGCGACGGGAAGCGGCGGCTGCTGGCCCTGCGGGGCCCCAACGGCTCCAACCTGAGGAAGAAGCGTCTGGGCCCGGTGGAGCGGATGGTGCATCGCATCCTGATGATGAGTCCTTCTAGAG ATGGCGGCAGCGACCAGGACTGGAGTCCTGCCGAGGACTTTTCCAAGTCGCTCCAGACGGGTCCGCTGATGCAGCCGCCGGCGCCGTATTCCTACCTGAACCTGAACGAGAACTCCGGTTCCCATGGCGACGGCCTGTCCTTCGACATGTCGCCTCTGTCCTCGCCGGAGAACGAACCCG ACGAGCTGATCCACTCCTCCTCCGAGTTCGAGCAGGCCGATGATGAAG GTCCGTCCTCCCAGGACGTCAAGCAGAGGATCAGACCCGTCTTCACGTACTCCAGGactcaccagaaccagaaccagaagtccTGCAGCCTCCCTCCAGGGGGCGTcgctccctcctcctcctcctcttcgtcggCAGTGGCCGGTGGCCCGCCGCCCGCCCCGTCGCTCCCGTCCCGGCCGTCCCCGTCCCGGCTGTCCTCCCAgagcctccagcagcagcgcGCGGGCCGTCTGCTGCTGGGCTCGGTGTCGCGCTCCCTggaggttctgacccggtccGTCCAGCTGCTGGTGGAGAACCAGCAGGAGTTCGTCCAGGAgtcgctgcagctgcagagggaCGCCGTGGACGTCCTCAGAGACTTCTCTGAGACTGCGCTGCGAATGCTGAGGGACAAAACCAGCAGCGGACCGCCCGGACTGGACCAGAACCCACAGCAGAACCACCAGCAGAATCCTCCTACCGGGTCCCAGCAGCAACATCCAGCCTCACGGTTCTGA